From Methanocella paludicola SANAE, a single genomic window includes:
- a CDS encoding heavy-metal-associated domain-containing protein, with translation MEGKEQKKVVLLLDGLSCPDCAAKIGAVLKNSKGVSGVEVLYMASKVKVDYDPAVTNVENFVSLIEKLGYGVKSTKPLN, from the coding sequence ATGGAAGGGAAAGAGCAAAAGAAAGTCGTATTGCTGCTGGACGGCCTGAGCTGCCCGGACTGCGCCGCCAAGATCGGCGCCGTGCTCAAGAACAGTAAGGGGGTTTCAGGCGTTGAGGTCCTTTACATGGCGAGCAAGGTCAAGGTGGACTACGACCCGGCCGTCACGAACGTCGAGAACTTTGTCAGCCTGATCGAGAAACTTGGCTATGGAGTGAAAAGCACTAAGCCTCTGAACTGA